One stretch of Sander lucioperca isolate FBNREF2018 chromosome 13, SLUC_FBN_1.2, whole genome shotgun sequence DNA includes these proteins:
- the cchcr1 gene encoding coiled-coil alpha-helical rod protein 1 isoform X2: protein MERRNVGKERLVVPTDFTSPAVSSNIQEDLVPPSHFASSVQSAGAHRGVQITGTLPPISWINPGVTSVPSGDPSPANPWLAITQAQQEILELRKENQRIMMLQGDRIRGMIPMDHPSDLRARCAERSEQWSRWESEWRLEAEKHKAEAERLKGQVESLKEAAGRHREDMRDRGSTQNRQSHELEAMREELCKAKTELSQIRTERTHSSAEKEKISSQLDRLKRESGEEITKLRRDVARSKEEAQELALKAEMGRLQAAEEAKQQTLRLSEQLEEMQKKQEVELQQLNASHCAEVGAVRNTNSDLQDRLQSMTSEVLQLKSTLMEVSTERDGLKEHLSQMGQAFETQSTTLHSLRNYIGQLAPEKGEKEQLNKAIEKLNKEKAALQMTTELLTVRFNSVSEILALQEEKIVKKNSADPLVKNGCEGLQVLQLWRDKVFKLCVQLRSKDIELRGEKDKLLSTVRFMEQQLQQEQHRASVLQHSLDDRIAELELERVEKETLKQDMAQEQKENSQLKSQSQKEEAELKILTEAVHRFSLAFESKVAEVDAAQTRLNTFTQRLTFAKRRIETIQGLIMRKVALQKVQQASKPTEQAADSLTNLQTELSLVCEERDKLTQELKRTPELIGKALADLKEQYESKLRLQQQQALEQNWVEVRQAVAGREEAEQRLQQVQAQLEESKVNLEKLRSVLLSQQEHSERALQERVSEIEDCCAKKLREMEVQVNTATREHTKAVMTLRQFEREAARKQDEMRETQQHTKREVQNKQLKEMEKDKQILLATVADRGLTSEYTRTHTTALQNSAVPRKHREKPSESSRSVGTEVQVPAAGRLLSVLEELHSLSAAVVNSSEDSAEEEGQNDSVGPSTGSLHS from the exons ATGGAGAGACGTAACGTGGGAAAAGAAAGGCTCGTAGTACCCACTGATTTTACCTCACCAGCGGTTTCAA GTAATATCCAGGAAGACCTGGTACCCCCATCGCATTTCGCATCAAGTGTCCAGTCTGCTGGAGCACACAGAGGCGTTCAAATCACAGGGACACTGCCACCCATCTCCTGGATAAACCCAGGGGTAACATCAGTTCCATCAGGGGATCCCAGTCCTGCCAATCCATGGCTTGCCATCACTCAGGCCCAACAGGAAATATTGGAACTGAGGAAGGAAAATCAGAGAATCATGATGCTACAAGGAGACCGCATAAGAGGAATGATTCCAATGGATCACCCATCAGACCTTAGGGCAAG ATGTGCAGAGAGAAGTGAGCAGTGGTCCAGATGGGAGTCAGAGTGGCGTCTGGAGGCAGAGAAGCACAAGGCTGAAGCTGAGAGGTTGAAGGGGCAGGTGGAGTCCCTGAAGGAGGCTGCAGGGAGACACAGGGAAGATATGAGAGACAGAGGCAGCACTCAGAACAG ACAGAGCCATGAGTTGGAAGCAATGCGTGAAGAGCTATGTAAGGCTAAGACTGAACTCAGCCAAATCAGAACGGAGCGCACTCACAGCAGTgcagaaaaggagaaaataagCTCACAG CTTGATAGACTAAAGAGAGAGTCGGGTGAGGAAATTACAAAGCTGAGGAGGGATGTAGCGAGGAGCAAAGAGGAAGCCCAGGAGCTCGCTCTGAAGGCTGAAATGGGCAGGTTACAAGCTGCGGAGGAGGCCAAACAGCAGACTCTGAGACTGTCAGAACAATTGGAGGAAATGCAGAAGAAGCAGGAGGTGGAG CTGCAACAGTTGAATGCTTCCCACTGTGCAGAGGTGGGTGCAGTAAGAAATACAAACAGTGATCTACAGGACAGACTTCAATCAATGACTTCAGAAGTGCTGCAGCTAAAAAGCACTCTGATGGAGGTATCTACTGAGAGAGATGGGCTAAAAGAACATTTAAG CCAAATGGGACAAGCTTTTGAGACACAATCAACAACGCTGCACAGCCTCAGAAATTACATCGGCCAGCTTGCCCCGGAGAAAGGAGAGAAGGAACAATTAAATAAAGCTATTGAG AAGCTGAACAAAGAGAAAGCAGCTCTTCAGATGACCACAGAGCTTTTGACAGTCAGGTTCAACTCTGTGAGTGAGATACTCGCCCTCCAAGAAGAGAAAATAGTGAAGAAG aACTCGGCAGACCCACTTGTGAAGAATGGATGTGAAGGCCTTCAAGTGCTTCAGCTCTGGAGAGACAAAGTATTTAAGTTATGCGTCCAGCTTCGCTCAAAGGACATTGAACTAAGAGGAGAGAAGGATAAACTTCTTTCAACA GTCAGATTCAtggagcagcagctccagcaggagcAGCACCGGGCTAGTGTGCTCCAACACAGTTTAGATGACAGGATAGCTGAGCTGGAGCTGGAGAGAGTGGAAAAGGAG ACATTGAAACAGGACATGGCCCAGGAGCAAAAGGAAAACTCACAGCTAAAGTCACAGAGCCAGAAAGAAGAGGCTGAACTAAAAATCCTGACAGAGGCAGTGCATAG GTTCAGCCTGGCATTTGAAAGCAAGGTGGCAGAAGTAGACGCAGCTCAAACAAGGCTCAACACTTTCACCCAGAGGCTAACTTTTGCTAAAAGACGCATAGAGACAATCCAAG gttTGATCATGAGGAAGGTTGCTCTGCAGAAAGTTCAGCAGGCCAGTAAACCGACAGAACAAGCTGCTGACAG CCTCACAAACCTTCAGACAGAGCTTAGTTTGGTGTGCGAAGAGAGAGACAAGCTCACACAGGAGCTCAAAAGAACCCCGGAGCTCATCGGGAAAGCTCTGGCTGATCTGAAAGAACAAT ATGAAAGcaaactgaggctgcagcagcagcaggcgcTGGAGCAGAACTGGGTGGAGGTCCGGCAGGCTGTGGCTGGCAGAGAGGAGGCcgagcagaggctgcagcagGTCCAGGCCCAGCTGGAGGAGAGCAAGGTCAACCTGGAAAAACTCCGCTCTGTGCTGCTCAGCCAGCAGGAGCACAGTGAACGTG CTCTGCAGGAGAGAGTGTCTGAGATCGAGGACTGCTGTGCTAAAAAGCTAAGAGAGATGGAGGTTCAAGTCAATACTGCCACGAGAGAGCACACCAAAGCAG TTATGACTTTGCGGCAGTTTGAGAGAGAGGCAGCAAGGAAACAGGATGAGATGAGAGAAACTCAACAACACACAAAGAGGGAAGTCCAGAATAAACAACTGAaggagatggagaaagacaaacaaatactgctg GCCACTGTTGCTGATAGAGGGCTGACAAGTGAGTATACAAGAACTCACACAACAGCTCTACAAAACTCTGCTGTTCCCAGAAAACATCGAGAAAAACCCTCAGAGAGCAGTCGCTCTGTGGGAACAGAAGTCCAAGTACCTGCAGCCG GGAGACTCCTGTCTGTTTTGGAGGAGCTCCATTCTCTCAGTGCTGCAGTGGTAAACAGCTCTGAGGACTCTgcggaggaggagggacagaatGACAGCGTGGGACCATCCACTGGCAGTCTGCACAGCTGA
- the cchcr1 gene encoding coiled-coil alpha-helical rod protein 1 isoform X1 — protein sequence MERRNVGKERLVVPTDFTSPAVSSNIQEDLVPPSHFASSVQSAGAHRGVQITGTLPPISWINPGVTSVPSGDPSPANPWLAITQAQQEILELRKENQRIMMLQGDRIRGMIPMDHPSDLRARCAERSEQWSRWESEWRLEAEKHKAEAERLKGQVESLKEAAGRHREDMRDRGSTQNRQSHELEAMREELCKAKTELSQIRTERTHSSAEKEKISSQLDRLKRESGEEITKLRRDVARSKEEAQELALKAEMGRLQAAEEAKQQTLRLSEQLEEMQKKQEVELQQLNASHCAEVGAVRNTNSDLQDRLQSMTSEVLQLKSTLMEVSTERDGLKEHLSQMGQAFETQSTTLHSLRNYIGQLAPEKGEKEQLNKAIEKLNKEKAALQMTTELLTVRFNSVSEILALQEEKIVKKNSADPLVKNGCEGLQVLQLWRDKVFKLCVQLRSKDIELRGEKDKLLSTVRFMEQQLQQEQHRASVLQHSLDDRIAELELERVEKETLKQDMAQEQKENSQLKSQSQKEEAELKILTEAVHRFSLAFESKVAEVDAAQTRLNTFTQRLTFAKRRIETIQGLIMRKVALQKVQQASKPTEQAADSSLTNLQTELSLVCEERDKLTQELKRTPELIGKALADLKEQYESKLRLQQQQALEQNWVEVRQAVAGREEAEQRLQQVQAQLEESKVNLEKLRSVLLSQQEHSERALQERVSEIEDCCAKKLREMEVQVNTATREHTKAVMTLRQFEREAARKQDEMRETQQHTKREVQNKQLKEMEKDKQILLATVADRGLTSEYTRTHTTALQNSAVPRKHREKPSESSRSVGTEVQVPAAGRLLSVLEELHSLSAAVVNSSEDSAEEEGQNDSVGPSTGSLHS from the exons ATGGAGAGACGTAACGTGGGAAAAGAAAGGCTCGTAGTACCCACTGATTTTACCTCACCAGCGGTTTCAA GTAATATCCAGGAAGACCTGGTACCCCCATCGCATTTCGCATCAAGTGTCCAGTCTGCTGGAGCACACAGAGGCGTTCAAATCACAGGGACACTGCCACCCATCTCCTGGATAAACCCAGGGGTAACATCAGTTCCATCAGGGGATCCCAGTCCTGCCAATCCATGGCTTGCCATCACTCAGGCCCAACAGGAAATATTGGAACTGAGGAAGGAAAATCAGAGAATCATGATGCTACAAGGAGACCGCATAAGAGGAATGATTCCAATGGATCACCCATCAGACCTTAGGGCAAG ATGTGCAGAGAGAAGTGAGCAGTGGTCCAGATGGGAGTCAGAGTGGCGTCTGGAGGCAGAGAAGCACAAGGCTGAAGCTGAGAGGTTGAAGGGGCAGGTGGAGTCCCTGAAGGAGGCTGCAGGGAGACACAGGGAAGATATGAGAGACAGAGGCAGCACTCAGAACAG ACAGAGCCATGAGTTGGAAGCAATGCGTGAAGAGCTATGTAAGGCTAAGACTGAACTCAGCCAAATCAGAACGGAGCGCACTCACAGCAGTgcagaaaaggagaaaataagCTCACAG CTTGATAGACTAAAGAGAGAGTCGGGTGAGGAAATTACAAAGCTGAGGAGGGATGTAGCGAGGAGCAAAGAGGAAGCCCAGGAGCTCGCTCTGAAGGCTGAAATGGGCAGGTTACAAGCTGCGGAGGAGGCCAAACAGCAGACTCTGAGACTGTCAGAACAATTGGAGGAAATGCAGAAGAAGCAGGAGGTGGAG CTGCAACAGTTGAATGCTTCCCACTGTGCAGAGGTGGGTGCAGTAAGAAATACAAACAGTGATCTACAGGACAGACTTCAATCAATGACTTCAGAAGTGCTGCAGCTAAAAAGCACTCTGATGGAGGTATCTACTGAGAGAGATGGGCTAAAAGAACATTTAAG CCAAATGGGACAAGCTTTTGAGACACAATCAACAACGCTGCACAGCCTCAGAAATTACATCGGCCAGCTTGCCCCGGAGAAAGGAGAGAAGGAACAATTAAATAAAGCTATTGAG AAGCTGAACAAAGAGAAAGCAGCTCTTCAGATGACCACAGAGCTTTTGACAGTCAGGTTCAACTCTGTGAGTGAGATACTCGCCCTCCAAGAAGAGAAAATAGTGAAGAAG aACTCGGCAGACCCACTTGTGAAGAATGGATGTGAAGGCCTTCAAGTGCTTCAGCTCTGGAGAGACAAAGTATTTAAGTTATGCGTCCAGCTTCGCTCAAAGGACATTGAACTAAGAGGAGAGAAGGATAAACTTCTTTCAACA GTCAGATTCAtggagcagcagctccagcaggagcAGCACCGGGCTAGTGTGCTCCAACACAGTTTAGATGACAGGATAGCTGAGCTGGAGCTGGAGAGAGTGGAAAAGGAG ACATTGAAACAGGACATGGCCCAGGAGCAAAAGGAAAACTCACAGCTAAAGTCACAGAGCCAGAAAGAAGAGGCTGAACTAAAAATCCTGACAGAGGCAGTGCATAG GTTCAGCCTGGCATTTGAAAGCAAGGTGGCAGAAGTAGACGCAGCTCAAACAAGGCTCAACACTTTCACCCAGAGGCTAACTTTTGCTAAAAGACGCATAGAGACAATCCAAG gttTGATCATGAGGAAGGTTGCTCTGCAGAAAGTTCAGCAGGCCAGTAAACCGACAGAACAAGCTGCTGACAG CAGCCTCACAAACCTTCAGACAGAGCTTAGTTTGGTGTGCGAAGAGAGAGACAAGCTCACACAGGAGCTCAAAAGAACCCCGGAGCTCATCGGGAAAGCTCTGGCTGATCTGAAAGAACAAT ATGAAAGcaaactgaggctgcagcagcagcaggcgcTGGAGCAGAACTGGGTGGAGGTCCGGCAGGCTGTGGCTGGCAGAGAGGAGGCcgagcagaggctgcagcagGTCCAGGCCCAGCTGGAGGAGAGCAAGGTCAACCTGGAAAAACTCCGCTCTGTGCTGCTCAGCCAGCAGGAGCACAGTGAACGTG CTCTGCAGGAGAGAGTGTCTGAGATCGAGGACTGCTGTGCTAAAAAGCTAAGAGAGATGGAGGTTCAAGTCAATACTGCCACGAGAGAGCACACCAAAGCAG TTATGACTTTGCGGCAGTTTGAGAGAGAGGCAGCAAGGAAACAGGATGAGATGAGAGAAACTCAACAACACACAAAGAGGGAAGTCCAGAATAAACAACTGAaggagatggagaaagacaaacaaatactgctg GCCACTGTTGCTGATAGAGGGCTGACAAGTGAGTATACAAGAACTCACACAACAGCTCTACAAAACTCTGCTGTTCCCAGAAAACATCGAGAAAAACCCTCAGAGAGCAGTCGCTCTGTGGGAACAGAAGTCCAAGTACCTGCAGCCG GGAGACTCCTGTCTGTTTTGGAGGAGCTCCATTCTCTCAGTGCTGCAGTGGTAAACAGCTCTGAGGACTCTgcggaggaggagggacagaatGACAGCGTGGGACCATCCACTGGCAGTCTGCACAGCTGA